The Geobacter sp. sequence GAAATCGGCATAGGCCTTTTCCGCCGAGCGGAAGAGGAGTTCGAATGCCACGATGTTCTGGCTGCGGTCGAGGATCGGTTGTCGTCCGAGAAAGAATTTTTCTTCACCCATACCGCGCCTCGTAACCACAGGTCGGAGACATCCTGCGCTTCATAACGCTCACCACCCCTACGAACAAATCCGTAACACCTCGCGGGAAATGGCATCCAGGGGCTTGATGAAATCGACCCCCCCCAGCTTGATCGCTTCATTCGGCATTCCGAACACTATCGAGGTCGCTTCGTCCTGGGCGATATTCAGAGCACCAGCTTCCTTCATCTCCAGCATCCCCTTGGCACCATCGTCACCCATGCCGGTCATGATGACACCAACGGCATTTTTCCCCGCATATCGCGCTGCCGAACGAAACAGCACATCCACTGACGGGCGATGGCGGGATACCAGCGGGCCTTCCTTTATCTCGACATAATAGCGGGCGCCACTGCGCTTCAACAACAGATGCTGGTTGCCGGGAGCGATCAGGGCCCTGCCGCGGACAACCGTATCGTTGTTCTCCGCCTCTTTTACCGACAGGCGGCAGAGGCTATCGAGACGTTGAGAAAAGGTGCGTGTGAAACCTTCGGGCATGTGCTGCACAATGACGATCCCCGGACAGTCGGCAGGCATTGATTCCAGAAAGACCCGGAGCGCTTCGGTCCCTCCGGTCGAGGCCCCCACCACGACCACCTTCTCGGTCGTCTGGATCATGGCCCGGTTCGTCGGCTTTTCCAGGATGACATCTGCAGACAATTTGGGCTGCACCTCACGAGGACGTCGAGTCACACTGGAAAGCCTGGCTTGTGCCGCAGCTCTCACAGCATCGCAGATCCTTACCCTGGATTCCTCCAGAAACTGCTTGGTTCCGAGCCGCGGTTTGGTAATGATCTCAACTGCGCCACACTCCAACGCCTTGAGGGCCGTCTCGGAGCCCTGATCTGTAAGACTTGAACACATCACCACCGGAATGGGATGCTGGCTCATGATCTTCTGCAGGAAGGTGATGCCGTCCATGCGCGGCATCTCCACATCAAGCGTAATGACGTCAGGCACTTCCTCGCGAATCCGCTCTGCAGCCACAAACGGGTCCGAAGCAGTAGCCATGACCTCGATATGCGGATCAGAATTGAGGATTTCCGCCAGGGTCTGGCGCACGACCGCTGAATCATCGACAACGAGAACCCTGATCAGTTTTTTCATAGCACGTACCTCTCAACGTTCTCTTGGGAACCGGAAGCTTAGCTACGTACGATACAACTTACACACCCGTGCTCATTCGTCAAGGAGCCGGCGAAGAACCGCCGACCGTTTCGGAAAGAGCCCGCTGCAAAACCTTCACCTCTCACTCCTTCCCATGCCAGCCCTCTCCGCGAAATGCAACAAGGCCGAGAGGTCACTGCACTTTTCGGTAGACCGTGGGGTGTACCGAAACCAGCGGGACGTCGAGACCATTCAACGTCTCGGAATGGCCCATGAAAATATAAGCTCCCGGCGCCATCAGGCGGTAGAAATGATTGAGAACCTGCTCCTGAGTCGGTCGGTCGAAATAGATGATCACATTACGACAGAAGATGATATCGAGAGGTTCACGCATCCCGAATTCGTCGTCCATGAAATTGAGGCGCCTGAAATGGATCTTCTCGCGCAAAGTCGGGTTAACCCGAACTAGGGGATTGCTCCGATCCTTGCTGCGGAGGAGATATTTCTTTTTCATGGCCATGGGAACCGGATCAACCCGATCCTCTTCGTAAATGGCCTGCCGCGCCTTT is a genomic window containing:
- the cheB gene encoding chemotaxis-specific protein-glutamate methyltransferase CheB: MKKLIRVLVVDDSAVVRQTLAEILNSDPHIEVMATASDPFVAAERIREEVPDVITLDVEMPRMDGITFLQKIMSQHPIPVVMCSSLTDQGSETALKALECGAVEIITKPRLGTKQFLEESRVRICDAVRAAAQARLSSVTRRPREVQPKLSADVILEKPTNRAMIQTTEKVVVVGASTGGTEALRVFLESMPADCPGIVIVQHMPEGFTRTFSQRLDSLCRLSVKEAENNDTVVRGRALIAPGNQHLLLKRSGARYYVEIKEGPLVSRHRPSVDVLFRSAARYAGKNAVGVIMTGMGDDGAKGMLEMKEAGALNIAQDEATSIVFGMPNEAIKLGGVDFIKPLDAISREVLRICS